From one Nitrospira sp. MA-1 genomic stretch:
- a CDS encoding glycosyltransferase family 2 protein, producing the protein MEGIPTTQKLCSIIIVTYNSSSCIGACLSSLLNISDIELVVVDNDSKDGTAAKLQKEFPQITLIALQNNIGFGRACNIGLAASGGSFALFLNPDTIANEKAIRTLVQFYEKHPRVGIIGGRLVDPCGKPLQSMGDTPSLTGLVLDKPLAWVAKRVGAQGVFRRILGRCSAKFLMPPEAEPVAWVSGAFLCCRRSIWDTIGGFDEKFFLYYEDVDLCLRAKQAGWEVWHVPEAVVEHQSGASFGGDLFKQKEIYYANQYYFFRKHFGRPIAWALWILQSVYSRLGMYRRLGTDRIGRGLL; encoded by the coding sequence ATGGAGGGTATTCCGACTACGCAAAAGCTCTGTTCCATCATCATTGTGACCTATAATTCGAGTTCCTGCATCGGTGCCTGTCTGAGTTCCTTACTAAACATTTCCGATATTGAGCTCGTGGTTGTAGATAATGATTCAAAGGATGGTACTGCAGCAAAATTGCAGAAAGAATTTCCACAGATCACTCTTATTGCCCTTCAAAATAATATTGGTTTTGGGCGTGCGTGTAATATCGGGTTGGCGGCTTCGGGTGGCTCCTTTGCCCTATTTTTGAATCCGGACACCATTGCGAATGAAAAGGCCATTCGGACTCTTGTCCAATTTTATGAGAAGCATCCGCGAGTTGGAATTATCGGAGGCCGTCTTGTTGATCCGTGTGGCAAGCCTTTGCAATCAATGGGGGATACGCCTTCTTTGACTGGCCTTGTGCTGGATAAGCCCTTGGCCTGGGTGGCTAAGCGTGTGGGGGCTCAAGGGGTCTTTCGTCGGATATTAGGCCGATGTTCGGCAAAATTTTTAATGCCTCCTGAAGCAGAGCCCGTGGCCTGGGTGTCGGGTGCATTTCTTTGTTGCCGGCGTTCAATCTGGGATACAATTGGCGGCTTTGATGAAAAATTTTTTTTGTATTATGAAGATGTCGATCTGTGCCTCAGGGCCAAGCAGGCTGGTTGGGAGGTGTGGCACGTTCCTGAAGCGGTTGTAGAGCATCAGTCCGGGGCTTCATTTGGAGGCGATCTTTTTAAACAAAAAGAAATTTATTATGCTAATCAATATTATTTTTTTCGGAAACATTTTGGTCGTCCGATCGCATGGGCCTTGTGGATTTTGCAGAGTGTCTATTCTCGATTAGGAATGTACCGTCGCCTTGGAACCGACCGAATTGGTCGTGGGTTGTTATAG
- a CDS encoding undecaprenyl-phosphate glucose phosphotransferase gives MLKRHSEFLKNLLFLSDLVVICVCWVGAYFIRFSVPLFPITKGIPSIDPYLWLLFPIVAVWGICFYSFNLYRPRRMGSHLAEFVDIAKANTLSILILVALTFFSKPFEFSRLVIMYFWLLNLVVLGFSRMVFREILRVFRRMGYNQRQVVIIGAGKLGQRVGDTLKMHPELGLQVRGYLTRNAEKVGQTLEGTPVIGTFDQAAEVLTSNVDIVFLCLPPEVESEAEGLMKILSATTAGVKIIPSIYEFVTLRAEAEMFEGLPIITLQGSPLYGWNLFLKRMVDVCGAAVALVVASPIALMIAVLIKLTSPGPVFYRQTRVGLDGKSFNIVKIRTMRMDAEEKTGPVWTKAHDPRRTPIGTFLRRTSLDELPQFWNVLKGEMSIVGPRPERPEFIEKFRAQIPQYNLRHTMKAGITGWAQINGLRGNTSWEKRLAYDMYYIEHWSLWLDVKIMIMTLWKGLVHREAY, from the coding sequence ATGTTGAAACGTCACAGTGAGTTTTTAAAAAATCTTCTCTTCCTCTCCGATTTGGTTGTGATCTGCGTATGTTGGGTTGGCGCCTACTTCATTCGTTTTTCTGTGCCGCTATTTCCCATTACCAAGGGCATTCCTTCCATTGACCCGTATCTCTGGCTGCTTTTTCCAATTGTCGCCGTATGGGGAATTTGTTTTTATTCATTTAATCTCTATCGGCCTAGAAGAATGGGATCTCACCTGGCGGAATTTGTCGACATTGCCAAGGCCAATACGCTGAGTATCCTGATCTTGGTCGCATTGACCTTTTTCTCGAAGCCGTTTGAGTTTTCCCGTTTGGTGATCATGTATTTTTGGTTGTTGAATTTGGTGGTATTGGGTTTTTCCAGGATGGTTTTTCGGGAAATTCTCAGGGTATTCAGGCGTATGGGATACAACCAACGCCAGGTGGTGATTATCGGAGCAGGAAAACTTGGGCAGAGGGTGGGAGATACACTCAAAATGCATCCAGAGCTTGGCCTCCAGGTTCGCGGGTATTTGACCAGGAATGCTGAAAAGGTTGGTCAAACGTTGGAAGGGACACCTGTCATTGGAACATTTGACCAGGCGGCAGAAGTTTTAACCAGCAATGTGGATATCGTATTTTTGTGCTTGCCTCCTGAAGTGGAAAGTGAAGCTGAGGGACTGATGAAAATTCTGTCTGCCACCACAGCAGGAGTGAAGATCATTCCATCCATTTATGAGTTCGTGACGTTGCGGGCGGAAGCCGAAATGTTCGAGGGCCTTCCTATTATTACTCTCCAGGGATCTCCGCTTTACGGGTGGAATTTGTTTTTGAAACGGATGGTTGACGTTTGTGGTGCCGCCGTGGCCCTGGTGGTGGCCTCACCAATCGCATTGATGATTGCGGTACTCATTAAACTCACCTCTCCAGGCCCTGTCTTTTACCGGCAGACTCGTGTTGGCCTTGATGGGAAATCGTTCAATATTGTGAAAATTCGGACCATGCGTATGGATGCCGAAGAAAAGACAGGTCCCGTCTGGACAAAAGCCCACGACCCACGCAGGACGCCCATCGGGACGTTTCTGCGACGAACCAGTTTGGATGAATTGCCGCAATTCTGGAATGTCTTAAAGGGAGAGATGAGTATTGTGGGGCCGCGTCCCGAGCGACCGGAGTTTATCGAGAAATTCAGGGCCCAGATTCCCCAATATAACCTGCGTCACACCATGAAAGCCGGAATTACGGGTTGGGCACAAATTAATGGATTGCGCGGAAATACCTCTTGGGAAAAACGTTTAGCCTACGATATGTATTATATTGAGCATTGGTCGTTATGGCTGGATGTGAAGATTATGATTATGACTCTTTGGAAGGGGTTGGTCCATCGGGAGGCGTATTAG
- the metG gene encoding methionine--tRNA ligase: MSNTFYVTTPIYYVNDVPHIGHAYTTIAADVLARFYRLTGHEVFFLTGLDEHGQKVQQAAAKAGIDPQAHCDLLTPKFKNLWSQLHISNNGFIRTTDLQHQAIVQRYLQVLYDKDLIYQAEYTGWYCTFDERFWTEKDVENGLCPDCRRLVEQVSERNYFFRMSRFQSRLKEHIQQNPDFIQPDSRRNEVLGFLQKPLEDLSISRPKSRLSWGVELPFDRDCVAYVWFDALVNYLSALEYISPTPSTSTFWPASLHLVGKDILTTHAVYWSTMLMGLELPLPQSIFAHGWWTVNGEKMSKSRGNVVDPYAVVEEFGADAFRYFLLREVPFGQDGDFSISAFGNRYNAELANDLGNLLSRTLTMLANFSNNSVPQPDAQHETDQDRQLQHAASSLFPTIDAHLRHLEFNRALETTWGLVQSANQYIDKTAPWKLAKDPGNTPRLHTVLFHLTEVLRFLTLAVYPFMPQIAETMKTRLGLSTNFSTPALQEFPRWGAYLYKGQTSKGPSLFPRRDSSPQESQKSPEQKMTIHPNRTHMETPQTVQSTQQQTASVDAILISIADFQKIQLKVAKILTAERVPKSEKLLKLQVDIGTEQRQIVAGIGKKYAPEELVGRTIVVVANLKPAKLMGIESQGMVLAAGDQEVLELLNMSQEIPAGTRIK, translated from the coding sequence ATGTCCAACACGTTTTACGTCACCACTCCTATCTATTACGTCAACGATGTGCCTCACATCGGACACGCCTACACCACCATCGCCGCCGATGTTCTAGCCCGGTTTTACCGGCTAACAGGCCACGAGGTGTTTTTCCTCACCGGATTAGACGAACATGGGCAAAAAGTTCAACAGGCTGCCGCGAAGGCCGGGATCGATCCGCAAGCACATTGTGACCTCCTCACGCCAAAGTTCAAGAATCTCTGGTCGCAATTGCATATCTCCAACAATGGGTTTATTCGCACCACCGATCTCCAACATCAGGCAATCGTACAGCGGTACCTTCAAGTCCTCTACGACAAAGACTTGATTTATCAAGCCGAATACACCGGTTGGTATTGCACATTTGATGAGCGATTTTGGACAGAAAAGGATGTGGAGAACGGCCTGTGTCCGGATTGTCGGCGACTAGTAGAACAAGTGAGTGAACGAAATTACTTTTTTCGCATGAGTCGGTTTCAGAGCCGGTTGAAGGAGCATATCCAACAAAACCCCGATTTCATTCAACCCGACTCCCGTCGCAATGAGGTCTTAGGGTTTCTCCAAAAGCCCCTGGAAGATCTGTCAATTTCCCGACCCAAGTCACGGTTGTCGTGGGGTGTCGAATTGCCATTTGATCGGGATTGCGTAGCCTATGTGTGGTTCGACGCCCTGGTTAATTACCTGTCAGCACTGGAGTACATCTCTCCAACTCCCAGCACCTCAACATTCTGGCCCGCCTCCCTCCATCTGGTCGGAAAAGATATCCTGACCACCCATGCCGTCTACTGGTCAACCATGTTAATGGGTTTGGAACTGCCTCTCCCTCAATCCATCTTTGCGCATGGCTGGTGGACCGTAAATGGAGAAAAGATGTCAAAAAGTCGAGGGAATGTCGTTGATCCCTATGCCGTGGTAGAAGAATTCGGCGCAGATGCCTTTCGCTATTTTCTTTTGAGGGAAGTGCCATTCGGCCAGGATGGAGATTTTTCCATCTCAGCATTCGGGAACCGGTATAACGCAGAACTGGCAAACGATCTTGGCAATCTGCTCTCCCGCACGCTCACGATGCTGGCGAATTTTTCCAACAATTCCGTTCCTCAGCCTGACGCCCAGCACGAAACGGATCAGGATCGTCAACTCCAACATGCGGCTTCATCCCTTTTCCCTACCATTGACGCGCACCTTCGCCACTTAGAATTTAATCGCGCATTGGAAACGACCTGGGGTTTGGTCCAGTCAGCCAATCAATATATTGATAAAACCGCTCCATGGAAGTTGGCTAAGGATCCTGGGAACACCCCTCGTCTTCACACCGTGTTGTTTCATCTCACGGAGGTCTTGCGATTTCTTACGTTGGCGGTGTATCCATTTATGCCACAGATCGCCGAAACCATGAAAACTCGACTGGGGTTGTCGACCAATTTTTCCACACCCGCATTGCAAGAATTCCCTCGTTGGGGGGCCTACCTCTATAAGGGACAAACCAGTAAAGGCCCTTCGCTATTCCCCAGAAGAGATTCCTCCCCACAGGAATCCCAGAAGAGCCCTGAACAGAAAATGACCATTCACCCGAACAGGACACACATGGAAACACCTCAGACCGTTCAATCGACCCAACAGCAAACAGCCTCAGTCGACGCCATACTGATCAGCATTGCCGATTTCCAAAAAATTCAATTAAAGGTCGCCAAAATCTTAACGGCAGAGCGAGTTCCAAAGTCCGAAAAACTTCTCAAGCTCCAGGTGGATATCGGCACAGAACAGCGTCAGATCGTAGCTGGAATTGGGAAAAAATATGCCCCGGAGGAATTGGTAGGGCGAACCATTGTTGTCGTGGCGAATCTCAAGCCGGCAAAACTGATGGGGATTGAATCCCAAGGGATGGTGTTAGCTGCAGGAGATCAAGAGGTCCTTGAACTTTTAAACATGTCGCAGGAGATCCCTGCAGGGACAAGGATCAAATGA
- a CDS encoding class I SAM-dependent methyltransferase translates to MGGVQPLPGSFRDPSGNVYQVEGGIFRTVNECFSQDFDFVTSTGLFKKLAAEDLLLPFEVVSSEVLNLSDPKPRYVLKAPRLPFISYPYEWSFPALKAAALLHLRIHLQALEVGATLSDASAYNIQFQGNHPVFIDHLSFRRYQSGEMWVGHRQFCEQFLNPLLLRALFGISHNAWFRGTQEGIGTGEIRRLLKGRHYWKWNVLTHVVLQDLFQKTSTKRTKSLQDHSLAKASLPLSSFKAMLGKMSHWISQLKPLNKGGSTWGDYDKTCSYSSMETKSKKQFILEFAQKVQPSLLWDFGCNTGEYSETALNGGARNVIGFDFDQGALEGSYYRAVERRLSFQALFMDAANPSPSQGWNGREREGLQSRASADAVLALALVHHLAIARNIPLVQVIKWLITLAPQGVIEFVPKNDPMVQELLSLRQDIFPDYTAEHFMALLTKKAVIIKSETVSKSGRLLVWFKRM, encoded by the coding sequence ATGGGTGGCGTTCAACCCCTTCCAGGATCTTTCCGGGATCCCAGTGGGAACGTGTATCAGGTTGAGGGGGGTATCTTTAGGACGGTCAATGAATGCTTTTCTCAGGATTTTGATTTTGTCACTTCAACAGGGCTATTCAAGAAACTTGCAGCCGAAGACTTGCTCCTTCCTTTTGAGGTCGTATCTTCAGAAGTTCTGAATCTCTCAGATCCTAAGCCTCGGTATGTGTTGAAAGCTCCCAGGCTCCCATTTATCTCCTATCCGTATGAATGGTCATTTCCGGCTTTGAAAGCCGCTGCCCTCCTTCATTTACGCATCCATTTGCAGGCATTGGAAGTGGGTGCCACGCTCTCCGATGCCTCGGCTTACAATATTCAATTTCAGGGAAATCACCCTGTTTTTATTGATCACCTCTCTTTTAGGCGCTACCAATCCGGTGAAATGTGGGTTGGTCATCGTCAATTTTGCGAACAATTCCTGAATCCTCTGTTACTTCGTGCATTGTTCGGAATATCCCACAACGCCTGGTTTCGAGGGACGCAGGAAGGAATTGGAACTGGAGAAATCCGAAGACTACTGAAGGGGCGACACTACTGGAAGTGGAATGTATTGACCCACGTCGTCTTGCAAGATCTTTTCCAAAAAACCTCCACCAAACGTACTAAAAGCTTGCAGGATCATTCGTTAGCCAAGGCCTCGCTCCCTCTTTCTTCTTTCAAGGCGATGCTGGGAAAAATGTCTCATTGGATTAGCCAATTGAAACCTCTGAATAAGGGAGGAAGTACCTGGGGAGACTACGATAAGACCTGTAGTTATTCTTCAATGGAAACCAAATCTAAAAAACAATTCATTCTTGAATTTGCCCAAAAGGTCCAGCCCTCACTGTTATGGGATTTTGGATGCAATACCGGGGAATATTCGGAAACGGCATTGAATGGCGGGGCCAGGAACGTAATAGGGTTTGACTTTGATCAGGGAGCCTTGGAGGGTAGTTATTATCGAGCCGTCGAGAGGCGTCTCTCCTTTCAGGCTCTCTTTATGGATGCGGCGAATCCGAGTCCAAGCCAAGGGTGGAATGGTCGCGAGCGAGAAGGTCTGCAGTCCAGGGCCTCAGCGGATGCCGTATTAGCACTGGCTCTTGTTCACCATCTGGCTATTGCCAGGAATATCCCTTTGGTCCAGGTCATTAAATGGCTGATCACGCTTGCGCCACAGGGAGTCATTGAATTTGTTCCGAAAAATGATCCTATGGTGCAAGAGTTATTAAGCCTGCGTCAGGATATTTTCCCTGATTACACCGCTGAACATTTTATGGCGCTTCTTACAAAAAAGGCAGTGATCATTAAGAGCGAAACCGTCTCAAAAAGCGGACGGCTGTTGGTGTGGTTTAAACGAATGTAA
- a CDS encoding glycosyltransferase yields the protein MRVLQIVADGKPGGGTTHVLQILKGLRHAVSFQLITEEQSYLMKEAGALGIPCQGLRFFISRLNLALPFQLRALVLALQPDLVHVHGGRAGFFFALSLLKIPMVYTVHGFHFIEKSPRIRRMALMAERWNFRRACHSIFVSKYDVTLAENSRLLSGCDKRVVIYPGFSLKNLPKAHPRTLLHIGFLGRLEYQKDPLLFLEMMAYLPEYSATIVGDGALAPMIKQEIAKRGLCGRVHMVGELSHGEALEILATFSVVVLTSRWEGLPVLVLESMGIGVPVVSMNVSGLEEIIHHEVNGMLVEKRRGEDLADKVRIITHNEGLRAFLIKNAQATIHEEFSMDNMLGSILKIYQEASVA from the coding sequence ATGCGGGTTCTCCAAATTGTTGCCGATGGTAAACCCGGGGGAGGCACAACGCATGTGCTTCAGATCCTCAAAGGTTTACGGCATGCCGTCTCTTTTCAACTCATTACGGAAGAACAATCATATTTAATGAAGGAAGCCGGTGCTCTTGGAATTCCCTGCCAGGGGCTTCGTTTTTTTATTAGCCGGCTTAATCTTGCCCTTCCTTTCCAGCTTCGTGCGCTGGTTTTGGCCCTTCAACCTGATCTGGTTCATGTCCATGGTGGGCGTGCGGGGTTTTTCTTTGCGTTATCTCTATTGAAAATCCCGATGGTATATACCGTCCATGGATTTCATTTTATTGAAAAGTCCCCGAGAATTCGCCGGATGGCATTAATGGCGGAACGTTGGAATTTTCGACGTGCTTGCCATTCTATTTTCGTGTCGAAGTATGATGTGACTCTTGCAGAAAATTCTCGATTACTATCAGGTTGTGACAAAAGGGTCGTCATCTATCCTGGTTTTTCTTTGAAAAATCTTCCGAAGGCTCACCCGCGTACGCTCCTACATATTGGGTTTCTTGGACGATTGGAATATCAAAAGGATCCTCTCTTGTTTTTAGAAATGATGGCCTATCTGCCTGAGTATTCGGCCACGATTGTTGGTGATGGGGCGTTGGCTCCGATGATCAAGCAGGAAATTGCCAAGAGGGGTTTATGCGGACGGGTTCACATGGTTGGGGAGTTGTCTCATGGAGAGGCTCTGGAAATTCTCGCTACTTTCAGCGTTGTGGTTTTAACCTCCAGGTGGGAAGGCTTGCCGGTTTTGGTCTTAGAATCTATGGGTATTGGGGTTCCGGTCGTGAGCATGAATGTGAGTGGATTGGAAGAAATCATTCATCACGAGGTAAATGGAATGCTGGTAGAGAAAAGAAGAGGGGAAGATCTTGCGGATAAAGTTAGAATAATTACCCACAATGAGGGTCTCAGGGCTTTCCTCATTAAGAATGCACAAGCGACTATTCACGAGGAATTTTCCATGGACAATATGCTGGGTTCGATCTTGAAAATATATCAAGAAGCATCTGTTGCATAG
- a CDS encoding glycosyltransferase, producing MKVALVHDWLTGMRGGERCLEALCELFPDAPIYTLFHVKGSVSDTIERHPIIPSFLNRIPFAKSRYRYLLPFFPSAIQRLEIQQYDLVVSSSHCVAKGIRVPRETCHISYVHTPMRYIWDGFDTYFGNAGFWNVGRLGMALFRARLQQWDMESNAHVSRFIANSHNVAERITRQYGRPAYVVYPPVDWQGHQVSRCHEGFFLMVTAFAPYKKVDLAIAAANELEIRLKIIGQGQDEKRLKRMAGPTVEFLGWQPDHRVRDFYSRCLAVLFPGEEDFGIVPLEAMATGKPVIAYGKGGALETIVPLNPLPKLGENHLEWGAQTRESHSGLTGVFHYEQSVQAIIEAIQLFKQHLTEFDPDAIRDHVEPFDRSHFKEQVQQVIMSAYHEFRRVPLC from the coding sequence GTGAAGGTTGCGCTGGTTCATGATTGGCTTACTGGAATGCGAGGGGGGGAGCGGTGCCTTGAAGCGTTGTGTGAACTGTTTCCTGATGCGCCAATTTATACGTTGTTCCACGTAAAAGGCAGTGTGTCGGATACGATTGAGCGGCATCCCATTATTCCAAGCTTTCTAAATAGAATCCCGTTTGCGAAGAGCCGATATCGGTATTTGCTCCCTTTCTTTCCTTCAGCCATTCAGCGGTTAGAAATTCAACAGTATGACTTGGTGGTGAGTTCGAGCCACTGCGTGGCCAAGGGTATTCGAGTGCCTCGCGAGACCTGCCATATATCCTATGTTCATACCCCCATGCGATATATCTGGGATGGATTTGATACCTATTTCGGAAACGCAGGATTTTGGAATGTTGGCAGGTTAGGAATGGCCCTTTTTCGGGCGCGACTTCAGCAGTGGGATATGGAATCCAATGCCCATGTGAGTCGTTTTATTGCCAATTCCCACAACGTGGCAGAACGAATCACGCGACAGTATGGGAGACCGGCATACGTGGTCTACCCACCCGTCGATTGGCAGGGCCATCAGGTGTCGCGTTGCCATGAAGGATTTTTCTTGATGGTCACGGCCTTTGCGCCTTACAAAAAAGTTGACCTGGCCATTGCCGCAGCGAATGAATTAGAGATTCGATTGAAAATTATTGGCCAAGGACAGGATGAAAAACGATTAAAGCGAATGGCCGGCCCTACTGTCGAGTTTCTTGGCTGGCAGCCAGACCATCGTGTCAGAGACTTTTACAGTCGGTGTCTGGCTGTTCTCTTCCCCGGTGAAGAGGATTTTGGTATTGTGCCATTGGAGGCAATGGCCACCGGGAAACCGGTAATTGCCTATGGAAAGGGTGGAGCCCTTGAAACCATCGTTCCTCTCAATCCTTTGCCTAAGCTAGGCGAAAATCATTTAGAATGGGGCGCTCAAACGAGGGAATCTCATTCCGGGCTGACCGGGGTCTTCCACTATGAGCAGTCGGTCCAAGCAATCATCGAAGCCATTCAGTTATTCAAACAGCACCTCACTGAGTTCGACCCGGATGCGATTCGGGACCATGTTGAACCATTTGATCGCTCGCATTTCAAAGAGCAGGTGCAGCAAGTTATCATGTCCGCTTACCATGAGTTTCGTCGGGTCCCACTATGTTGA
- a CDS encoding sulfatase-like hydrolase/transferase, translating into MTGKRIVLNDFLHLFALVGFAIAQPLYDLLGQNPEFFVSHKASSGLIMGMIFVLSMCMPLGLVLLELAAWVVGERVRNSLHLIFVFALAFLIVLPPAQRLVDGTDFLVVGFALLTGLFFSVLYVRWQATRLFLTVLSPVVVAFPLWFLMFTPAGRLVMPDVTEAQNDIVITNPVPVVLVVLDEFNITALLDAKGLIDPVRFPNFAALASESQWFTNAAATYVETAVAVSAILTGRKPRADVRLNPTATDHPQNLFTLLGDHYRLNVIESLTRLCPHERCKEEEGADESFRDKSFFADLVVIFLHIISPKKLARHLPPLHAQWTGFGEKLLKKGIFSQAKVGSHFDPSPGGNNSRETRLTSFLSQIKESSSPVLHFLHVVLPHTKYEYLVSGHQYSSKGGHIPDGWIDGPGWGGRWIGKEPMILTAYHQYLQQIGYVDQFLGKLRSSLENAHLYDKALIIVTADHGVSFQRGLSMREVQKGNESDILKVPMFVKLPGQHQGSINERLVSGIDVLPTIADVLDFKIPRDIDGLSMLDNVTPPRDEIDFLGVGNIKAQDLKGFPRLNWQVEYFGEHTSLDRLVPKGPASSLIGRDPSDLVIGHSASLHYINENLNQLDQVDPDGAYLPALFSGQIVGTSRRDLPIAVSLNGRIWATTETSQWDGKLNYFSVLFPPSAFQAGENEISVFLIQENRGELAHISLLHPGAGSDEPSMISLRQETSGQMKLVFPDEREILVDVGKTHLTGNLDRVTLSGGAFIIEGWAADLEKNQPAEEVCIFAGGQLVARVALGISRQDVVEAHQEETLLYSGFSIKIPQKVIKLYSSSINLIVVSQNNRAREFSFSLKQTDFMRSTLEKDIFTQ; encoded by the coding sequence ATGACTGGTAAGCGTATTGTCTTGAATGATTTTTTGCATTTGTTTGCTCTCGTTGGCTTTGCCATTGCCCAGCCCCTTTATGATCTTCTTGGACAAAACCCCGAGTTTTTTGTCTCTCATAAAGCCAGTTCTGGGCTTATCATGGGTATGATCTTTGTCCTATCAATGTGTATGCCTTTAGGTCTGGTGCTGCTTGAGCTCGCCGCTTGGGTGGTTGGTGAACGTGTTCGAAATAGCCTGCATCTCATATTTGTCTTTGCCCTGGCGTTTCTCATTGTCCTGCCTCCGGCGCAGCGATTGGTCGATGGGACCGATTTCTTGGTTGTCGGGTTTGCATTGTTAACCGGATTATTCTTTTCGGTCCTTTATGTTCGCTGGCAAGCGACCCGTCTATTCCTTACGGTGCTCTCACCCGTGGTGGTAGCATTTCCGCTTTGGTTTTTAATGTTTACTCCCGCCGGTCGTCTTGTTATGCCTGATGTCACTGAAGCACAGAACGATATTGTGATTACTAACCCGGTCCCGGTTGTCCTGGTGGTGCTGGATGAATTCAACATTACAGCATTATTAGATGCCAAAGGTCTGATTGATCCTGTGCGATTTCCTAACTTTGCGGCCTTGGCTTCGGAAAGCCAGTGGTTTACCAACGCCGCTGCAACGTATGTAGAAACCGCAGTTGCGGTGTCTGCAATTTTGACCGGGCGGAAACCCAGAGCCGATGTTCGACTCAACCCGACGGCAACAGATCATCCTCAAAATCTGTTCACACTATTGGGGGACCATTATCGTCTTAATGTTATTGAGTCGCTGACAAGATTATGTCCTCATGAACGTTGCAAGGAAGAAGAGGGTGCGGATGAATCCTTTCGTGATAAGTCGTTTTTTGCAGATCTGGTGGTGATATTTTTACATATCATTTCTCCCAAAAAATTAGCACGACACTTACCACCGCTTCATGCTCAATGGACGGGTTTCGGAGAGAAATTGTTGAAAAAAGGGATTTTCTCTCAGGCTAAGGTTGGTAGCCATTTCGATCCTTCTCCTGGCGGAAATAACTCCAGAGAGACGCGCCTTACCTCTTTCCTTTCCCAGATAAAAGAAAGCTCCAGTCCTGTTCTCCATTTTCTTCATGTGGTTCTTCCTCATACGAAATATGAGTATCTGGTGTCGGGGCATCAATATTCCTCCAAAGGAGGACACATTCCTGACGGTTGGATTGATGGACCTGGTTGGGGGGGGAGATGGATTGGAAAAGAGCCGATGATTCTCACCGCGTACCACCAATATCTCCAGCAAATTGGATATGTTGACCAGTTTTTAGGGAAATTGCGCAGTTCACTTGAAAATGCACATCTTTATGATAAGGCTCTTATAATTGTCACAGCCGATCATGGTGTCTCCTTTCAGCGTGGGCTATCCATGCGAGAAGTGCAAAAAGGAAATGAAAGCGATATTCTAAAAGTTCCCATGTTCGTCAAATTGCCTGGGCAACATCAAGGGAGCATCAATGAGCGACTTGTCAGCGGGATTGATGTGTTACCAACTATTGCTGATGTCCTTGACTTCAAGATCCCCCGGGATATAGATGGGCTTTCTATGTTGGATAATGTAACCCCGCCAAGGGATGAGATAGATTTTCTCGGAGTTGGAAATATCAAAGCCCAGGACCTGAAGGGATTTCCTCGTCTCAATTGGCAGGTAGAATATTTTGGAGAGCACACTTCACTTGATCGGCTTGTGCCAAAGGGGCCGGCTTCAAGCCTGATTGGACGAGACCCTTCCGATTTGGTCATTGGGCATTCGGCTTCGCTGCATTATATAAATGAAAATCTTAATCAATTAGATCAGGTGGATCCTGATGGCGCATACCTGCCTGCTCTTTTTAGCGGACAAATTGTCGGAACGAGCCGTCGGGACTTGCCCATTGCTGTTTCGCTTAATGGTCGAATTTGGGCCACCACGGAAACGTCCCAATGGGATGGAAAACTGAATTATTTCTCAGTTTTATTCCCTCCTTCAGCCTTCCAGGCAGGGGAAAATGAAATCAGTGTTTTTTTGATCCAGGAAAATCGTGGGGAATTAGCTCACATATCTTTGTTACATCCAGGTGCTGGGAGTGATGAGCCGTCAATGATCAGTTTGCGCCAAGAAACGTCTGGACAAATGAAACTTGTTTTCCCCGATGAGCGAGAGATCCTGGTCGATGTGGGTAAAACACACCTGACTGGCAATCTGGATCGTGTCACTCTTTCAGGGGGGGCATTTATTATAGAAGGATGGGCTGCTGATCTTGAAAAGAATCAACCGGCTGAAGAGGTATGTATTTTTGCGGGCGGCCAATTAGTGGCTAGAGTGGCACTTGGAATATCGAGGCAGGATGTCGTTGAGGCGCACCAGGAGGAAACTTTATTATACAGCGGATTCAGTATTAAAATCCCCCAGAAAGTGATCAAACTGTATTCGAGTTCGATCAATTTGATTGTTGTTTCACAAAACAACCGGGCACGGGAATTCTCATTTTCCCTCAAACAAACGGATTTTATGCGATCCACTCTTGAGAAAGACATTTTCACGCAATAA